The following proteins are encoded in a genomic region of Leptotrichia sp. oral taxon 215 str. W9775:
- the cmk gene encoding (d)CMP kinase: MIIAVDGPAGSGKSTISKLLAKELGLVYLDTGAMYRLFTLKMLKENVSFSDNDKINELLEKLNINIENDKFYLDDEDVSKEIRKTDVAENVSKTAAIDEVREKMVSLQREFSKSKNVILDGRDIGTVVFPEADIKIFLVADPRERAERRFKELKAKGENISLDSIYENILKRDKLDSTRENSPLKKANDAIEVDTTGKNIEEVKNIILNLYNNKG; this comes from the coding sequence ATGATTATTGCAGTAGATGGACCTGCCGGAAGTGGAAAGAGTACAATTTCAAAACTTCTTGCAAAGGAACTGGGACTTGTGTATCTGGATACAGGTGCCATGTATAGACTTTTTACATTGAAGATGCTGAAAGAAAATGTTTCATTTTCTGATAATGATAAAATAAATGAATTGCTGGAAAAATTGAATATTAATATAGAAAATGACAAATTTTATCTTGATGATGAAGATGTAAGTAAAGAAATAAGAAAGACAGATGTTGCTGAAAATGTTTCTAAAACAGCTGCAATAGATGAAGTCAGGGAAAAAATGGTAAGTCTCCAGAGGGAATTTTCCAAATCCAAAAATGTAATTTTAGATGGAAGGGATATTGGAACTGTTGTTTTTCCGGAAGCAGATATAAAAATATTTCTTGTTGCAGACCCTAGAGAAAGGGCTGAAAGAAGATTTAAAGAATTGAAGGCAAAAGGAGAGAACATTTCTTTAGATAGTATATATGAAAATATTTTGAAACGTGACAAGCTAGATTCTACAAGAGAAAATTCACCTCTGAAAAAGGCAAATGATGCAATTGAAGTGGATACTACAGGAAAGAATATAGAAGAGGTAAAAAATATAATATTAAACCTTTATAATAATAAAGGATAG
- a CDS encoding 3-deoxy-D-manno-octulosonic acid transferase: MIIVYNILRYFLYGIIGIVSIFNKKLRIFFNKRLKQDFSKRKFSNNKNEAILIHMSSVGEFNLSRELIDRLILKGENVILSIMTDTGKAAAEKGYGNNENVAIFYFPLDDYVCLANLFKTYKIKKTVIIETEIWPNLYSVASEKSELYIINGRLTEKKMKSYLKIKGFIKKLLNKAEKIMVQSDEDRKRYVSLGLTDEKVKVYKNLKYSIKYEKISEEAEEKYIENNIQKDKKIIVCGSTRPGEEKIWLEVFKEINEEKEYQLVLVLRHLDRIDEVINEIHQVFPEGENSKISYSLMSEDKKTDILVVDKMGVLRDFYQLADFVFVGGTLVDIGGHSILEPLYYGKKPIIGNYYQNIAEIVEDAKKMSFIKIVENKNEIVEYLKKSEKVDTSEFFRKNNEIDKILEELE, encoded by the coding sequence ATGATTATAGTTTACAATATTCTGAGATATTTTTTATATGGAATAATAGGTATAGTTTCAATCTTTAACAAAAAACTGCGTATATTTTTCAATAAACGGCTGAAACAGGATTTCAGTAAAAGGAAATTTTCAAATAATAAAAATGAGGCTATACTTATTCATATGTCATCTGTTGGAGAATTTAATCTTTCAAGGGAATTGATTGACAGACTTATTTTAAAAGGAGAAAATGTAATACTTTCAATAATGACTGATACTGGAAAAGCGGCTGCTGAAAAAGGTTATGGAAATAATGAAAATGTGGCAATATTTTATTTTCCTCTGGATGATTATGTATGCCTGGCAAATCTTTTTAAAACATACAAAATAAAAAAGACAGTTATAATTGAGACTGAAATATGGCCAAATCTTTATTCTGTTGCATCTGAAAAGTCAGAACTTTATATTATAAATGGAAGGCTTACTGAGAAGAAAATGAAATCCTATCTAAAAATAAAAGGATTCATAAAAAAATTGCTTAATAAGGCTGAAAAAATAATGGTTCAAAGTGATGAAGACAGGAAAAGATATGTAAGCCTTGGATTAACTGATGAAAAAGTAAAGGTATATAAAAACTTGAAATATTCAATAAAATATGAAAAAATATCTGAAGAAGCAGAAGAGAAGTACATTGAAAATAATATTCAGAAGGATAAAAAAATAATAGTCTGTGGAAGTACACGTCCTGGCGAGGAAAAAATCTGGCTGGAAGTATTTAAGGAAATAAATGAAGAAAAAGAATATCAGCTTGTATTAGTACTTAGACATCTTGATAGAATTGATGAAGTTATAAATGAGATACATCAGGTTTTTCCAGAAGGTGAAAATTCAAAAATTAGTTATTCGTTAATGTCTGAAGATAAAAAGACAGATATACTGGTAGTGGATAAAATGGGAGTTTTAAGGGACTTCTATCAGCTTGCAGATTTTGTATTTGTAGGTGGAACACTTGTAGATATTGGAGGACATTCGATATTGGAACCTCTTTATTATGGCAAGAAGCCTATAATTGGAAATTATTATCAGAATATAGCTGAAATAGTGGAAGATGCAAAAAAAATGAGTTTCATAAAAATAGTTGAAAATAAAAATGAAATAGTCGAATATCTAAAAAAATCTGAAAAAGTTGATACATCAGAGTTTTTTAGAAAAAATAATGAGATAGATAAAATTTTAGAGGAACTGGAATAA
- the trmB gene encoding tRNA (guanosine(46)-N7)-methyltransferase TrmB — protein sequence MGTVENKKEVWQYFFEKPKKNYNKYMFEMVEYPDYLMYDNEKVDSYKGKWNEFFGNDNDIFLEIGCGSGNFTVGNAEKFKDRNYIALELRFKRLVLGARKSQKRHLKNILFIRKRGETVLEFIGENEISGMYINFPDPWEGEEHKRLINKELFERMDIILKKGGKLYFKTDHQQYYEDVLELLKEIDGYEVVYHTDDLHNTEKAAENIKTEFEQLFLSKHNMNIKYVEIEKK from the coding sequence ATGGGAACAGTTGAAAATAAAAAGGAAGTATGGCAGTATTTTTTTGAAAAGCCAAAAAAGAATTATAATAAATATATGTTTGAAATGGTGGAATATCCTGATTATCTAATGTATGACAATGAAAAAGTTGACAGCTACAAAGGAAAATGGAATGAATTTTTTGGAAATGACAATGATATATTTCTTGAAATAGGTTGCGGAAGTGGAAATTTTACAGTTGGAAATGCTGAAAAGTTTAAGGATAGAAACTATATTGCACTGGAGCTGAGATTTAAAAGACTTGTGCTGGGAGCGAGAAAATCTCAGAAAAGACATTTGAAAAATATTTTATTTATAAGAAAAAGAGGAGAAACTGTACTTGAATTTATTGGAGAAAATGAAATTTCAGGAATGTATATTAATTTTCCTGATCCTTGGGAAGGCGAAGAACATAAAAGGCTTATAAATAAGGAACTTTTTGAAAGAATGGATATTATTTTGAAAAAAGGTGGTAAACTTTACTTTAAGACAGATCATCAGCAGTACTATGAAGATGTACTTGAATTACTGAAGGAAATTGATGGATATGAAGTAGTTTATCATACTGATGATTTGCACAATACTGAAAAGGCTGCAGAAAATATTAAGACAGAGTTTGAACAGTTATTTTTAAGTAAACATAATATGAATATAAAATATGTGGAAATTGAGAAGAAGTAG
- the rplU gene encoding 50S ribosomal protein L21, translating into MFAVIKTGGKQYKVQVGSVLKVEKLAAEVNSDVEIKEVLLVGEGDNVTVGTPFVGTASVVATVKEHGKGDKKINFKYNKKTYYRKKGHRQQYTAIEIKSINA; encoded by the coding sequence ATGTTTGCAGTAATTAAAACAGGTGGAAAACAATATAAAGTTCAAGTTGGATCTGTATTAAAAGTTGAAAAATTAGCAGCTGAAGTTAATTCAGACGTAGAAATCAAAGAAGTTTTGTTAGTAGGAGAAGGGGATAATGTAACAGTTGGAACTCCTTTTGTTGGAACAGCTTCTGTTGTAGCTACAGTTAAAGAACACGGAAAAGGTGACAAGAAAATAAACTTTAAATACAATAAAAAAACTTACTACAGAAAAAAAGGACACAGACAGCAATATACAGCAATTGAAATCAAATCAATAAATGCTTAA
- a CDS encoding ribosomal-processing cysteine protease Prp, with translation MIKIKFLKKNERIIYFEITGHANHGEYGEDIVCSAVSSVSQMTLNGLLEILKLDGRLQYEETEGYIVCDLDKSDLTDDEIEKSEILIQSMYSYLKAVKESYGKYVEIRVREV, from the coding sequence ATGATAAAGATAAAATTTCTGAAAAAAAATGAAAGAATTATATATTTTGAAATAACAGGACACGCTAATCATGGTGAATATGGGGAAGACATAGTATGTTCAGCTGTTTCTTCGGTTTCCCAAATGACTTTAAATGGTCTGCTTGAAATTTTAAAACTGGATGGCAGACTTCAATATGAAGAAACGGAAGGATATATAGTCTGTGATTTAGATAAATCTGATTTGACTGATGATGAAATTGAAAAGTCAGAAATTCTAATCCAATCGATGTATTCATATTTAAAAGCAGTGAAAGAAAGTTATGGAAAGTATGTAGAAATAAGAGTTAGGGAGGTATAA
- the rpmA gene encoding 50S ribosomal protein L27, producing MILKLNLQLFASKKGQGSTRNGRDSNPKYLGVKKYDGEEVKAGNIIVRQKGTKFHAGTNAGLGKDYTLFALTDGYVKFETFGKGKKRVSIYAERKEA from the coding sequence ATGATATTAAAATTAAATTTACAGTTATTTGCCTCAAAAAAGGGACAAGGATCTACTAGAAACGGAAGAGACTCTAATCCTAAATATTTAGGTGTTAAAAAATATGATGGTGAAGAAGTAAAAGCTGGAAATATAATTGTAAGACAAAAAGGAACTAAATTCCATGCAGGAACTAATGCAGGTTTAGGAAAAGATTACACATTATTTGCTTTAACTGACGGATACGTTAAATTTGAAACTTTTGGAAAAGGTAAAAAGAGAGTAAGCATCTACGCTGAAAGAAAAGAAGCTTAA